From Pyrenophora tritici-repentis strain M4 chromosome 1, whole genome shotgun sequence, the proteins below share one genomic window:
- a CDS encoding PAT1 multi-domain protein codes for MADALCGPSNALQNFQKHTTVDRTLQQDRLVGRHSPAQGFRSAPSANAGALDSEFDAFQAGRPVPPPQELQHFGPRFAQPPPHFAQQPQVPDWAADFQHLNISSQSPQTFQPHRPQAANAASAWHQDFLKQQAPVAQAPVMQQNIYGGMSGYSIGGGFRGQAFMQTPSFQSAQHSETAQGKQRAQDEVPTFDEAAFEQAFAQAQQDMMEVASAEQSQAQAASETLNLDRTGEMDPLLRRIQETRPAVYSAIQVWSETGLGRTSEAVAYLDNMTVQERSGSLVQDANEAIWIVDSLQRIVNRDAPEQVKTRAEELIKAINQRLMSQYPLGTRVPMSQEQIWQDIEEAGYTRTPVHEHILQRPEPEQEEDSQPPPNTDDEMAETAARLLERVADNTSEKFQNSQFLGLMRRLRDREIPDIDPTILNYAATDFETPVYSGDGGVVGLGLSQ; via the exons ATGGCCGACGCGCTTTGCGGGCCTTCCAACGCCCTTCAAAACTTCCAGAAACACACAACTGTCGACCGGACTTTACAACAGGACCGCTTGGTTGGGAGACATTCACCAGCGCAG GGCTTCCGATCAGCACCAAGCGCAAATGCTGGCGCACTTGATTCCGAGTTTGACGCCTTTCAAGCTGGACGACCAGTTCCGCCGCCACAGGAGTTGCAACACTTTGGCCCCCGATTCGCACAACCTCCTCCACACTTTGCGCAGCAACCTCAAGTACCCGACTGGGCTGCAGACTTCCAGCACTTGAACATTTCCAGTCAATCTCCGCAAACATTCCAACCACACCGACCGCAGGCGGCGAACGCGGCGTCAGCATGGCATCAGGACTTTTTGAAGCAGCAGGCGCCAGTTGCGCAGGCCCCTGTCATGCAACAGAACATATATGGGGGCATGTCTGGGTACAGTATTGGTGGAGGATTCCGAGGACAAGCATTCATGCAAACGCCATCTTTCCAGAGTGCCCAACATTCCGAGACGGCCCAAGGAAAGCAGCGCGCGCAAGACGAAGTACCCACCTTCGATGAGGCGGCTTTTGAACAAGCATTCGCCCAAGCCCAACAGGACATGATGGAGGTAGCCTCGGCGGAGCAAAGCCAAGCACAGGCAGCGTCAGAAACGCTGAATCTGGATCGGACGGGTGAGATGGATCCTCTTCTTCGACGGATACAAGAAACGCGGCCAG CCGTCTACTCCGCCATTCAAGTCTGGAGCGAAACAGGCCTCGGCCGCACCTCAGAAGCAGTCGCATACCTCGACAACATGACCGTCCAGGAAAGAAGCGGCAGCCTAGTTCAAGACGCAAACGAAGCCATCTGGATCGTCGACTCCCTCCAGCGCATCGTCAACCGCGACGCCCCCGAACAAGTCAAGACCCGAGCTGAGGAACTCATCAAAGCAATCAACCAGCGCCTCATGTCACAATACCCCCTCGGCACCCGCGTCCCTATGAGCCAAGAGCAAATATGGCAAGATATCGAAGAAGCAGGCTACACACGCACCCCAGTCCACGAACACATACTCCAACGCCCTGAGCcagaacaagaagaagactCACAACCCCCTCCCAACACCGACGATGAAATGGCCGAAACAGCAGCCCGTCTCCTCGAGCGTGTCGCCGATAACACGAGCGAGAAGTTCCAAAACTCGCAGTTCCTCGGTCTTATGCGTAGATTGCGGGATCGCGAA ATACCAGACATTGACCCCACGATTCTAAACTACGCAGCTACAGATTTCGAAACGCCAGTTTATTCGGGTGATGGCGGTGTGGTGGGACTGGGCTTGTCACAGTAG
- a CDS encoding Foie-gras-1 multi-domain protein, which translates to MEAYPSDFVVHNLPFIVLSGLATNKELDPPRPVQDVLPGRAVTNISSDIPPVTSERASELLHEFLSADGTNAPWNGRSFSRRGITHGFRIRSVGRTFQLPPKKANAPTNSETTPPNSPAIAAATSWVLHSPISPLSPGSPSFPDGVISPAWVSKHQHYVPSVYISFFDFTTDPITNSLHDNQLKTEINKIKGQLQKSDYRIRHVVVLLSDKTILEAPEIEDRLAVIRRATGLDPKNSLFFLPPRTSRVELEAFVTSVLAILQPICVEYYRDLTKHARRKKNRGTIPPPTAPPTRGTSQTLSYPGWGIRYDFKLGIFAEFRQEMDAAQRHYSVALESLFGPEGLFETTASWSPRWDEIRLLADIIALRHIRCQLWNNYPTSAVQTWLRYKERLQDVLDRRGKGTANYGWQAWESRWAAAMAQIVQRAELPIFKIRDPAQETDLLMDIPSALYSQPEKQFPIGERMPPWELLHHAGYWHKVASDHAKRRYLLARDMPEDDRVPPGMSPATKVSNRNQIYDYYLVPHPHEEYPMPGVGNGFEHWRDISGKLNAAIAEFRTRGQLRKVDQLQLEVARTLLHVNRFGDAFKVLRPLWETMAWRKEGWWVLTSEVVWALHECALRTKSLETFVATEWELHSRTIPGKTKYKYDLMKCLDPLWSEGSDKVSVSLNVKDHLSCLHTSFAFSEAEGNVGEPLQCQIAITSNARQGSAPVTLSSLQYQFNGGLAEVRLTHGEQDAAHSASIMYSCTLEETHSTTCKPRWEGVSDLTLHAGQTKVYNFPIVFRESGDVDVGTCVFEVSTGKFSLICSDTDPDITARPLWWIKSDTKIKSRALKQGSGTSVHILPKPPKMEISLPEVRNQYYTDEPVTLAIEILNQEEEDTEAVLEVRLLGRSKDTLAYTWVERPASSPMKEVPPPLDGSADMDLPGHVVGQLAQGARTTEKIRFTAPPDPADYALEVKVLYHVLSDRDIPISKILVTDLVFNAPFEASYDLNARVHPDPWPSYFSLTEAESTAPPNPESPDAFGIAQKWGLRAKVASFADEQLIVSDLCVKVHSIHGGATCDVTKEFTNVSPTEMDPHILTEWSFSLDVRKNNLEERRATALDTTLDITWRRTSDPSAPLVTSSLPIPRIQIPSSEPRVLASSTLSDEIPCLVHLDYYLENPTMHFLVFELAMEASEDFGFSGAKLRTLHCLPMSRMVVRFNLLVGDAEDGSSGKDGEGDGGRWINPCLKVMDRYFNKSLKVQGTEGMRVDAKKGVGIWVPAWKGD; encoded by the exons ATGGAGGCATATCCTTCTGACTTTGTAGTTCACAACCTACCCTTTATAGTCCTCTCTGGTCTAGCGACTAACAAGGAGCTTGATCCCCCTCGTCCAGTGCAAGATGTCCTCCCAGGCCGGGCTGTCACAAACATCAGCTCCGACATTCCACCCGTAACTAGTGAACGCGCATCTGAGCTACTCCACGAGTTTCTCAGTGCAGATGGCACCAACGCTCCCTGGAACGGACGGAGCTTTAGTCGCAGAGGGATCACACATGGCTTCCGGATACGGAGCGTAGGAAGA ACCTTCCAATTGCCCCCCAAAAAGGCGAACGCGCCCACAAACTCCGAGACGACACCTCCGAACAGTCCAGCCATTGCAGCCGCAACATCGTGGGTTCTGCATTCACCCATATCCCCACTTTCGCCAGGCTCTCCCTCTTTCCCCGATGGCGTAATTTCTCCCGCGTGGGTCTCGAAGCATCAGCACTATGTTCCCTCCGTATACATATCCTTCTTCGACTTCACTACAGACCCCATCACAAACAGTCTACATGACAACCAGTTGAAGACGGAGATCAACAAGATCAAGGGCCAATTACAAAAGTCTGACTATCGTATCCGACATGTGGTGGTGCTATTGAGTGATAAGACCATACTGGAGGCACCCGAGATTGAGGATAGATTAGCCGTCATACGCCGGGCTACTGGCTTGGACCCCAAGAATTCACTTTTCTTCCTACCACCGCGAACGTCTCGAGTCGAGTTAGAAGCCTTTGTCACTTCTGTTTTAGCCATCCTGCAACCCATTTGCGTCGAATACTACAGAGACCTTACAAAGCATGCCCGGAGAAAGAAGAATCGGGGTACCATTCCTCCTCCCACTGCTCCGCCTACGCGTGGGACTTCTCAGACCTTGTCTTACCCTGGATGGGGGATTCGTTATGACTTCAAGCTCGGCATCTTCGCAGAGTTCCGCCAGGAAATGGATGCTGCCCAGCGTCACTACAGCGTTGCTTTGGAGTCTTTGTTTGGCCCCGAAGGCTTGTTTGAAACTACTGCGAGCTGGTCTCCCAGATGGGACGAGATACGGCTGCTGGCAGACATCATCGCGCTACGGCACATCCGGTGCCAGCTATGGAACAACTATCCTACTTCAGCAGTTCAGACGTGGTTAAGATACAAGGAGAGGTTACAAGACGTGCTTGATCGCCGGGGTAAGGGAACTGCAAATTACGGTTGGCAAGCATGGGAGTCAAGGTGGGCCGCGGCAATGGCGCAGATTGTTCAGCGGGCAGAACTGCCAATCTTCAAGATAAGAGATCCTGCCCAAGAGACAGATCTTTTGATGGACATCCCGAGCGCATTGTATTCACAGCCTGAAAAGCAATTCCCGATAGGAGAAAGGATGCCTCCATGGGAGCTTTTGCACCATGCCGGCTATTGGCACAAAGTCGCAAGCGACCATGCGAAAAGGCGCTATCTACTCGCGAGGGATATGCCCGAAGACGACAGAGTCCCTCCAGGCATGTCGCCTGCTACAAAGGTTTCTAATCGGAACCAGATCTATGATTACTACCTCGTTCCACATCCGCATGAGGAGTACCCCATGCCTGGCGTTGGCAATGGATTTGAGCATTGGAGAGACATCTCGGGCAAGCTCAACGCCGCCATAGCAGAGTTTCGAACCCGAGGACAGCTTCGGAAGGTGGACCAGCTGCAGCTAGAGGTTGCTCGAACACTTCTGCATGTCAACAGGTTCGGAGATGCCTTCAAGGTTCTACGCCCACTCTGGGAGACAATGGCCTGGAGGAAAGAAGGATGGTGGGTTTTGACTTCAGAGGTGGTATGGGCCTTGCATGAGTGTGCACTACGGACAAAAAGTCTGGAAACTTTTGTGGCTACGGAATGGGAGTTGCACAGTCGAA CGATTCCTGGCAAGACTAAATACAAATACGACCTAATGAAATGTCTGGACCCACTGTGGAGCGAGGGAAGTGACAAAGTGAGCGTGAGTCTGAACGTCAAGGACCACCTATCCTGCT TGCATACATCCTTCGCTTTCTCCGAAGCCGAGGGCAACGTGGGTGAACCACTGCAGTGTCAGATCGCTATTACATCCAATGCTCGGCAAGGTTCTGCTCCTGTTACCTTGTCATCTCTACAATATCAATTTAACGGTGGTCTGGCTGAAGTACGGTTGACTCACGGCGAACAAGATGCAGCTCATAGCGCTTCGATAATGTACTCATGTACGTTAGAAGAGACTCATTCGACTACTTGCAAGCCAAGATGGGAGGGGGTCTCCGATCTGACTCTGCATGCTGGCCAGACCAAGGTGTACAATTTTCCAATTGTTTTCCGCGAGTCAGGCGATGTAGATGTGGGAACATGTGTATTTGAAGTGAGCACAGGGAAGTTCAGCCTGATCTGCTCAGACACTGACCCCGATATCACGGCTCGTCCGCTGTGGTGGATCAAATCAGACACGAAGATCAAGTCAAGAGCGTTGAAACAAGGATCTGGCACATCCGTTCATATTCTGCCGAAGCCGCCGAAGATGGAGATCAGTCTTCCAGAAGTCCGGAATCAATACTACACAGACGAACCCGTTACCTTGGCCATCGAAATACTGAACCAAGAAGAGGAGGATACCGAAGCTGTGCTCGAGGTACGACTCTTGGGTCGCTCAAAAGATACTCTTGCCTACACATGGGTGGAACGCCCAGCATCTTCGCCAATGAAAGAAGTGCCCCCTCCACTCGACGGATCAGCAGACATGGACCTTCCCGGACACGTCGTAGGCCAACTAGCTCAAGGCGCGCGAACAACGGAGAAAATCCGCTTCACGGCGCCCCCAGACCCAGCCGACTACGCGCTCGAAGTAAAAGTCCTCTACCACGTCCTCAGCGACCGTGACATACCCATCTCCAAGATCCTTGTCACCGACCTCGTCTTCAACGCCCCCTTCGAAGCCAGCTACGACCTCAACGCACGCGTACACCCGGATCCCTGGCCCAGCTACTTCTCCCTCACAGAAGCCGAGTCTACCGCGCCTCCCAACCCAGAATCTCCGGACGCCTTCGGCATAGCCCAAAAATGGGGCCTACGCGCCAAAGTCGCCTCTTTCGCCGACGAGCAACTCATCGTCTCTGACCTCTGCGTCAAAGTCCACAGCATCCACGGCGGCGCCACATGCGACGTAACCAAGGAATTTACCAACGTCTCTCCTACAGAGATGGACCCCCACATCCTCACCGAATGGAGCTTCAGCCTCGACGTACGTAAGAATAATCTCGAGGAACGACGGGCTACCGCGCTAGATACTACACTCGATATAACGTGGCGTCGTACGTCGGACCCTAGCGCTCCCCTAGTCACATCCTCCCTACCCATCCCCCGCATCCAGATTCCCTCCTCGGAACCCCGCGTCCTAGCCTCTTCCACCCTCTCAGACGAAATCCCCTGCCTTGTGCACCTAGACTATTATCTCGAGAACCCCACTATGCACTTCCTTGTGTTCGAGCTCGCCATGGAGGCGAGCGAGGATTTTGGGTTTAGTGGCGCCAAATTGAGGACGCTGCATTGTTTACCGATGAGTAGGATGGTTGTGAGGTTTAATTTGCTGGTGGGTGATGCCGAGGATGGCAGCAGTGGTAAAGATGGTGAAGGGGATGGGGGCAGGTGGATTAATCCGTGCTTGAAGGTGATGGATCGATATTTCAATAAGAGTCTCAAGGTGCAGGGGACCGAGGGTATGAGGGTGGATGCGAAGAAGGGGGTGGGGATATGGGTGCCGGCTTGGAAGGGGGATTGA
- a CDS encoding CsdB, Selenocysteine lyase yields MRQYEYPMLQGLTYLDHGGTTLAPRSLLQMFCSEMQNTLLANPHSDASNPSTTALMVEETRLDVLHMFNADPEHFDIVFTANATASIKLVADGFSGWTEGFDYFYHRNSHTSLVGVRELAHHSNCFASNDEVERWLGNEDKDLAEESSQRPVLFAYPAQSNLNGERLPLDWPGKLRLSSSHPNAYSLLDAAALVSTTALDMSNHLSAPDFVALSFYKIFGFPDLGALIIRKAVGHVFDKRKYFGGGTTEMTTCIGDAWVVRKESSLHARLEDGTIAFRSILVLNCAIKTHRDLFGGLEEVSKHTGWLAKVLDDRLRSLRHTNGMPVYHLYSSLDSSYGDSKTQGATVAFNVCQSDGTYIGPWHVGALLRANHIHVRTGTVCNPAGISCALGLDAKWLRKAFDEGYRCNTETDVLAGVPVGVVRVTLGAMSTLEDIETLISCLYRNFVDNKDGLNNSARSSDEKKDSLMESKQPNAVAETEGTFSTTPWRRWKRRWMSFPSFSR; encoded by the exons ATGCGACAGTACGAGTACCCGATGCTCCAAG GGTTGACGTACCTTGACCACGGCGGAACCACGCTAGCGCCAAGATCTTTGCTCCAGATGTTCTGCAGCGAGATGCAGAACACGCTTCTCGCTAACCCACACTCGGATGCATCCAATCCAAGTACAACTGCCTTAATGGTAGAGGAAACCCGGCTTGACGTGTTACATATGTTCAATGCCGACCCGGAACACTTCGACATAGTCTTTACTGCCAATGCTACAGCCTCCATCAAACTGGTCGCAGATGGATTTTCTGGATGGACAGAAGGATTTGATTACTTTTACCATCGTAATAGCCATACAAGTCTGGTCGGCGTCCGGGAACTGGCTCACCATAGCAACTGCTTTGCGTCGAATGACGAGGTCGAGAGGTGGCTTGGTAACGAAGACAAAGATCTTGCAGAGGAATCATCACAAAGACCGGTGTTGTTTGCTTATCCGGCGCAATC AAACCTGAATGGCGAGCGACTTCCCTTAGACTGGCCTGGGAAACTGCGACTCTCATCAAGTCATCCAAATGCATACTCTCTACTCGACGCAGCGGCACTGGTGTCTACTACCGCATTAGATATGAGCAATCATCTCTCCGCTCCCGACTTTGTCGCCCTGTCGTTCTATAAGATCTTTGGCTTCCCCGATCTCGGTGCTTTGATCATCCGCAAGGCTGTCGGTCATGTCTTTGACAAACGGAAATACTTCGGAGGTGGGACAACTGAGATGACGACGTGTATTGGGGATGCGTGGGTGGTTCGTAAAGAGTCAAGTCTGCATGCAAGGTTAGAAGACGGCACAATCGCGTTTCGGAGTATCCTTGTCTTGAACTGTGCCATTAAAACCCATCGCGATTTGTTTGGGGGACTTGAGGAAGTTTCGAAACACACAGGATGGCTTGCCAAGGTCCTTGACGACCGTTTGAGGAGCTTGAGGCACACTAACGGTATGCCAGTCTACCACTTATACAGCTCTCTGGACTCAAGCTACGGCGATTCGAAGACGCAGGGGGCAACCGTGGCTTTCAACGTCTGCCAAAGCGACGGAACATACATTGGTCCATGGCATGTTGGCGCTCTCCTCCGAGCGAATCACATTCACGTTCGCACGGGCACCGTGTGTAACCCCGCGGGTATATCGTGTGCGCTGGGATTAGACGCCAAGTGGCTGCGAAAAGCGTTCGACGAAGGTTATCGGTGTAACACGGAGACCGATGTTCTCGCAGGGGTCCCTGTTGGTGTAGTGAGAGTTACTTTGGGGGCTATGAGTACGTTGGAAGATATTGAAACACTCATAAGCTGTCTCTACAGAAATTTTGTGGACAATAAAGATGGCCTGAACAATAGCGCGCGGTCATCTGACGAGAAGAAGGACTCGCTTATGGAATCTAAGCAGCCCAATGCTGTAGCTGAGACCGAAGGCACATTTTCTACAACACCATGGCGACGATGGAAGCGACGATGGATGTCATTTCCCAGTTTCTCACGATAA